The following coding sequences are from one Hymenobacter sp. DG25A window:
- a CDS encoding RICIN domain-containing protein, protein MIRFLVCLLWLVVLGLDTPAVAQQAAFIPNPGVWYGVVARGSGRSLDISNASPETGARAVQWEFTQAQSQQWRLTPVTPNSTYYRIEARHSGKVLTLDGPAENAAVVQQPWSGSFYQQWRIVPAGPIGSFQLVSRGNDFSMALAAADKANATPVVGQRALGRASQQWWLFPLKLNLATDHPLMGPPTSLGPGVNSVGNEMHPVLSPDGNTLYFARNRFAGNMEGNTESADVWVSRSTDNGRTWGLAQRLDALNTPQNNGVMAVVDNGKALLVRGRYERDGSFRDEGVSHTELSGKQALKPEPLEIDNYYSNGTSTTFFAPADGKVLFLSLDRPDAYGANDLYVSLPTRDGAWSEPRNLGNVINSPGFEFAPWLTPDGKTLYFASYGHAGYGSADIFVTHRLDNSWTAWSAPQNLGPTVNGPGFNAYFQLTPDGKQAYYVTSSTPNGPADIVRAEVGVTPPPPKPDTVVAPPALVRATLTGRVLDAKTRKPIAATIKAERLHENIMLLANARSEASGGTFQLMLPAGRYRVSATAGGFLTATDTIILTTNQAREFLVMPASVGSRLELPTLIFAQGKYTMLPASFTELNRLAATLVDNPTVNIRLEGHTDNVGNAALNVKLSEDRVKEVKNYLVRRGVAENRISTVGYGGSKPRASNDREETRRLNRRVEFTIVK, encoded by the coding sequence ATGATTCGTTTCCTGGTTTGCTTGCTTTGGTTGGTTGTACTCGGGCTGGACACTCCGGCTGTGGCCCAACAGGCAGCTTTCATCCCCAACCCCGGCGTATGGTACGGGGTGGTAGCCCGCGGCAGTGGCCGCTCCCTTGATATCAGCAATGCCTCGCCCGAAACGGGCGCCAGGGCTGTGCAGTGGGAGTTTACGCAGGCCCAAAGCCAGCAGTGGCGCCTCACGCCCGTTACCCCCAACAGCACTTATTACCGCATTGAGGCCCGCCATAGCGGCAAGGTGCTCACGCTGGATGGCCCCGCCGAAAATGCCGCCGTAGTGCAGCAGCCATGGTCGGGCAGCTTTTACCAGCAGTGGCGTATTGTACCGGCCGGCCCCATTGGCTCCTTTCAGCTGGTAAGCCGGGGCAATGATTTCAGCATGGCACTGGCTGCTGCCGACAAAGCCAATGCTACCCCCGTGGTAGGCCAGCGCGCCCTGGGCCGCGCCAGCCAGCAGTGGTGGCTGTTTCCGCTAAAGCTGAACCTGGCCACCGACCACCCCCTGATGGGCCCACCCACCTCGCTGGGGCCCGGCGTGAATAGCGTAGGCAATGAAATGCACCCCGTGCTCAGCCCCGATGGCAACACGCTGTACTTTGCCCGTAACCGCTTTGCCGGCAATATGGAAGGCAACACCGAATCGGCGGACGTATGGGTGAGCCGCTCCACCGATAACGGCCGCACCTGGGGCCTGGCTCAGCGCCTCGATGCCCTGAATACGCCCCAGAACAACGGCGTAATGGCGGTGGTAGACAACGGCAAAGCCCTGTTGGTGCGCGGCCGCTACGAGCGGGACGGCTCCTTCCGCGACGAGGGCGTGTCGCACACCGAGCTCAGCGGCAAGCAGGCTTTAAAGCCCGAACCCCTCGAAATCGACAACTACTATTCCAACGGTACTTCCACCACGTTTTTTGCGCCGGCCGATGGCAAAGTGCTGTTCCTTTCCCTGGACCGGCCGGATGCCTACGGGGCCAACGACCTGTACGTGAGTCTGCCCACCCGCGACGGCGCCTGGAGCGAGCCGCGCAATCTGGGCAACGTCATCAACTCGCCCGGCTTTGAGTTTGCGCCCTGGCTCACGCCCGATGGCAAAACCCTGTATTTTGCCTCCTACGGCCACGCCGGTTACGGCTCGGCCGATATCTTCGTAACCCACCGCCTCGATAATTCCTGGACTGCCTGGAGCGCCCCGCAGAATCTGGGCCCAACGGTGAATGGGCCCGGGTTCAATGCTTATTTTCAGCTGACCCCCGATGGCAAGCAGGCTTACTATGTTACCTCCAGCACCCCCAATGGCCCGGCCGATATTGTGCGGGCAGAAGTAGGCGTAACGCCGCCCCCGCCCAAGCCCGATACGGTAGTTGCGCCGCCCGCACTGGTGCGGGCCACCCTCACGGGCCGCGTGCTGGATGCCAAAACCCGCAAGCCCATTGCCGCCACGATTAAGGCCGAACGCCTGCACGAGAATATCATGCTGCTGGCCAATGCGCGCAGCGAGGCCAGCGGCGGCACGTTCCAGCTGATGCTGCCGGCCGGTCGCTACCGGGTATCCGCCACCGCCGGCGGCTTCCTTACCGCCACCGATACCATCATCCTCACCACCAACCAAGCCCGTGAATTCCTGGTGATGCCGGCCAGCGTGGGCTCCCGACTGGAGCTGCCTACCCTTATTTTTGCGCAGGGCAAGTACACCATGCTGCCGGCCTCTTTTACGGAGCTCAACCGGCTGGCCGCTACGCTGGTAGATAACCCCACGGTAAATATCCGGCTGGAAGGCCACACCGATAACGTAGGTAACGCGGCCCTGAACGTGAAGCTTTCTGAGGATCGGGTGAAGGAAGTGAAAAACTACCTGGTGCGCCGCGGCGTGGCGGAAAACCGTATCAGCACCGTAGGCTACGGGGGCTCCAAACCCCGCGCCAGCAACGACCGGGAAGAAACCCGCCGCCTTAACCGCCGCGTAGAATTTACGATTGTGAAGTAG
- a CDS encoding response regulator: MSSHQAIAKPTGRPPSVMISEERSPPSIQVLLVDDHQMVLEGIRTLLRPEQDIQVVGQASNGEEALQLLRALPQVQVAIVDLNMPGAEGVELIGRIKQQKPEVQVLALSSLSDAARIQAVLAAGGTGYLLKNSTKSELVLAIRQVAAHNTFFSQEVGAALLQNLDIPARRAPQQAPAVLTERERQVLELIVREYSNNRIAEELFISERTVETHRKNILAKTNSKSIVGLIKYAFRHKLIS; this comes from the coding sequence ATGAGCAGCCACCAAGCTATTGCAAAGCCCACGGGTCGGCCCCCTTCGGTCATGATCAGTGAAGAAAGAAGTCCTCCCAGTATTCAGGTACTCCTGGTAGATGACCATCAGATGGTGCTGGAAGGCATCCGGACGCTGTTGCGCCCGGAGCAGGATATACAGGTGGTAGGCCAGGCCAGCAATGGGGAAGAGGCTTTGCAACTGCTGCGGGCCCTGCCGCAGGTGCAGGTGGCTATTGTAGACCTGAATATGCCAGGCGCGGAAGGAGTGGAGCTTATTGGGCGCATCAAACAGCAAAAGCCGGAGGTGCAGGTGCTGGCGCTTTCCTCCCTGTCAGATGCCGCCCGGATTCAGGCCGTACTGGCCGCCGGAGGCACAGGCTATCTGTTGAAAAATTCTACTAAGTCTGAACTGGTGCTGGCAATCCGGCAGGTAGCGGCCCATAACACGTTTTTCAGCCAGGAAGTAGGGGCAGCGCTGCTGCAGAACCTGGATATTCCGGCCCGCCGCGCCCCGCAACAGGCGCCGGCGGTACTAACGGAGCGGGAGCGGCAGGTGCTGGAGCTGATTGTGCGGGAGTATTCCAACAACCGCATTGCCGAGGAGCTGTTTATCAGTGAGCGGACGGTGGAAACGCACCGTAAAAACATCCTGGCCAAAACCAACTCCAAGTCTATTGTGGGGCTGATCAAGTACGCGTTCCGGCATAAGCTGATCAGCTAA